In Metopolophium dirhodum isolate CAU chromosome 7, ASM1992520v1, whole genome shotgun sequence, one genomic interval encodes:
- the LOC132948555 gene encoding large ribosomal subunit protein eL32: MSIKPKYRPTIIKKRTKKFIRHQSDRYDKLKPNWRKPKGIDNRVRRRFKGQYLMPNVGYGSDKRTRHMLPSKFRKVLVHNVRELEMLMMQNRKYCGEIAHGVSSKNRKTIVSRAQELSIRLTNGNARIRTQEG; the protein is encoded by the exons ATGTCGATCAAGCCGAAGTATCGCCCAACAATTATCAAAAAACGTACCAAGAAATTCATCAGACATCAAAGTGATCGTTATGACAAACTCAAG cccAACTGGCGTAAACCAAAGGGTATTGACAACAGAGTCCGAAGAAGATTTAAGGGACAATATTTGATGCCCAATGTTGGTTATGGTAGTGACAAGAGAACCAGACACATGTTGCCTTCCAAATTCCGTAAAGTCCTTGTACACAACGTAAGA gaATTGGAAATGTTGATGATGCAGAACAGGAAATACTGTGGAGAGATTGCTCATGGTGTTTCATCCAAAAATCGTAAAACCATTGTTTCTAGAGCCCAAGAGTTATCTATCAGATTGACCAATGGAAATGCACGTATTCGTACACAAGAGGGTtaa